Sequence from the Myxococcota bacterium genome:
GCCGCCGGAGATCGCCGCGACGGACCCATTCCTGTACGACAGCGTCAACATGTCGATCCGCTGGAGCACGCCCGTCAGCCCGAACGGCGGATCGACTCTTCGCCTATCGCTCGACACCTTCGACGTGCTCCCGGAGCCAGACGGATTCGGAGCGCTCACCGCCGGGGCCGCAGGCCTCGTGGCACTGGCGCGTCGACGGCGCGGTCGCGGGGGGGTGCCGAAGTGAGCGGGCTCGCCCGACGACTCGGGTTCTCCCTCAGCCTCGTGGGAGCGCTCGTCTTCGTCTGTCCCGCGTTCGCGGCGATCGTCGAGTTCGACAGCACCTACCGGCACGGCTTCGGCGACGGCGGCGATCCGGGCACGGCCGACCTTGGCCTGAACGGTCTGCCGGCTTGCAATCAGGGCATTCGGCCACATCTGAACGCCTCGATTCCCGGACACGGCTTCGCCGAGCTCGGCTCGGGAAGCCCGGCTTCGCTGATGGCCCTCCGACCGCTCCGATACGGCTCCGCGGGTCCCACCACCGGGAACCTCACGGTCATGGCCAAGCCTGGCGTCGCGGGTATCAACGGGATGGCGCGCTACCACCCGAGCACCTGCCAGGCCGTCTTCACCCCCTCGGTGCTGACACCGCCCGTCACGAGAGAGACCTTGATCGATCGGTTCACGGGCCCCGCTCAGTACACGATCAGTACCAGCACCACGCCCCTCGGTGGAAAGCTCTTCATGACGGGGCCCGAGACGGAGATGCACACGCTCGCGCCCCTCCGAGGGCCCGGCAACTGGACCTTCATGGTCCCGACCACCTTCGCGACGAGCATGCAGACCGCGCGCATCGTCGGTGGCGCGAATCGCTTCGGCGGCGGATGGCGTGCGAGCGGCGGGGGAATGCGTCAGACGGACATTCTGGTCGCGCCCGGTTTCGTGATCCGTCTCGGATGGGCTTCGGGCCCCCACATGGCCGGCCACGGGAGAAGCGTTCCCACCCAGTTCGTGTCGCAGACCGGGATGTTCACGGCGCTGGCGTCGGGTGGGATGGCTCCCATGCGAGCGCGCTGGTGGTATGCGCCGTTTACGACCGGCACCGTCTGGGCCGAGGATCGGGGCGGTCAGTTCGTCACGATCCGCTCCGAGATGGGCTTCGACAACCGCACGGGCCCCAACTCGAGCATGGGCTCGCTCCTGCTCGTGAGCCCGTGGGTGGCGAACATCGTCGGTTTCGGCGGATTCGCTGGCAACCCGGTCCACTTCGGCGGCACCGCGTCCCTCCGCTTCGAGTTCCTCCCCCAACCCGACGCCAGCGCCTCGCTCCTGGCGGGGGCGCTCGTCGTCCTGGCCCTGCACTTCGGGTTGCGCCGCCGGGATCGTGGGGGCGATCGGCGTTAGGAAGCGCCGCCGCTCCCATCAGAGCGGCACGGGGAGCATCGCCTCGAGCCCGCCGTCGACGGGCAGCACCACGCCGTTGATGAAGCCGGCGTAGTCCGAGGCGAGGAACGCGGCGACGTGCGCGATGTCCTCGGGCGTGCCGAGCCTCCCCATCGGTTGCTTCTCGGCGAAGCCCTCCACACCCCCGGGTTGGGTCTTCAACCAGTGGAGGAAGTTGGGCGCGGCGGCCGAGGGAGCGATCGCGTTGGCCCGGATTCCGCGACGTCCATACTCGAGCGCGACGCTGCGCATCAGGCTGTTCACGCCCGCCTTCGCCGCGCCGTAGGTGGCCAGCCCACGCACCGCGCCGCTGCCGGCGCCCGAGGTCGTGGAGAGGATCACGCCGCCACCGCGCTCGACCATCACGGGCAACGCCGCCAGCGTCGCGTGATAGACGGCGTCGAAGTTGACGCCGCGCACGCGCGCGTGCTCTGCCCGATCGACCTCTTCCATCGGCGTAGGGAGCGCGCCGCCCGCGTTGTT
This genomic interval carries:
- a CDS encoding SDR family oxidoreductase, whose product is MRIDYSGKAIAVTGAGGAIGRASAQLFAALGAKVVASDIHEQTLHETTDAIARAGGVAVPIACDVTDPDQAAGVVSATCEHFGGIDVLYNNAGGALPTPMEEVDRAEHARVRGVNFDAVYHATLAALPVMVERGGGVILSTTSGAGSGAVRGLATYGAAKAGVNSLMRSVALEYGRRGIRANAIAPSAAAPNFLHWLKTQPGGVEGFAEKQPMGRLGTPEDIAHVAAFLASDYAGFINGVVLPVDGGLEAMLPVPL